The following proteins are encoded in a genomic region of Nomascus leucogenys isolate Asia chromosome 17, Asia_NLE_v1, whole genome shotgun sequence:
- the RABAC1 gene encoding prenylated Rab acceptor protein 1, whose amino-acid sequence MAAQKDQQKDAEAEGLSATTLLPKLIPSGAGREWLERRRATIRPWSTFVDQQRFSRPRNLGELCQRLVRNVEYYQSNYVFVFLGLILYCVVTSPMLLVALAVFFGACYILYLRTLQSKLVLFGREVSPAHQYALAGGISFPFFWLAGAGSAVFWVLGATLVVIGSHAAFHQIEAVDGEELQMEPV is encoded by the exons ATGGCAGCCCAGAAGGACCAGCAGAAAGATGCCGAGGCGGAAGGGCTGAGCGCCAC GACCCTGCTGCCGAAGCTGATTCCCTCTGGTGCAGGCCGGGAGTGGCTGGAGCGGCGCCGCGCGACCATCCGGCCCTGGAGCACCTTCGTGGACCAGCAGCGCTTCTCACGGCCCCGCAACCTGGGCGAGCTGTGCCAGCGCCTCGTACGCAACGTGGAGTACTACCAGAGCAACTATGTGTTCGTGTTCCTGGGCCTCATCCTGTACTGCGT GGTGACGTCCCCTATGTTGCTGGTGGCCCTGGCTGTCTTTTTCGGCGCCTGTTACATTCTCTATCTTCGCACCTTGCAGTCCAAGCTTGTGCTCTTTG GCCGAGAGGTGAGCCCAGCACATCAGTACGCTCTGGCTGGAGGcatctccttccccttcttctggCTGGCTGGTGCGGGCTCAGCTGTCTTCTGGGTGCTGG GAGCCACCCTGGTGGTCATCGGCTCCCACGCTGCCTTCCACCAGATTGAGGCTGTGGACGGGGAGGAGCTGCAGATGGAACCCGTGTGA
- the ATP1A3 gene encoding sodium/potassium-transporting ATPase subunit alpha-3 isoform X1, which produces MGSGGSDSYRIATSQDKKDDKGSPKKNKGKERRDLDDLKKEVAMTEHKMSVEEVCRKYNTDCVQGLTHSKAQEILARDGPNALTPPPTTPEWVKFCRQLFGGFSILLWIGAILCFLAYGIQAGTEDDPSGDNLYLGIVLAAVVIITGCFSYYQEAKSSKIMESFKNMVPQQALVIREGEKMQVNAEEVVVGDLVEIKGGDRVPADLRIISAHGCKVDNSSLTGESEPQTRSPDCTHDNPLETRNITFFSTNCVEGTARGVVVATGDRTVMGRIATLASGLEVGKTPIAIEIEHFIQLITGVAVFLGVSFFILSLILGYTWLEAVIFLIGIIVANVPEGLLATVTVCLTLTAKRMARKNCLVKNLEAVETLGSTSTICSDKTGTLTQNRMTVAHMWFDNQIHEADTTEDQSGTSFDKSSHTWVALSHIAGLCNRAVFKGGQDNIPVLKRDVAGDASESALLKCIELSSGSVKLMRERNKKVAEIPFNSTNKYQLSIHETEDPNDNRYLLVMKGAPERILDRCSTILLQGKEQPLDEEMKEAFQNAYLELGGLGERVLGFCHYYLPEEQFPKGFAFDCDDVNFTTDNLCFVGLMSMIDPPRAAVPDAVGKCRSAGIKVIMVTGDHPITAKAIAKGVGIISEGNETVEDIAARLNIPVSQVNPRDAKACVIHGTDLKDFTSEQIDEILQNHTEIVFARTSPQQKLIIVEGCQRQGAIVAVTGDGVNDSPALKKADIGVAMGIAGSDVSKQAADMILLDDNFASIVTGVEEGRLIFDNLKKSIAYTLTSNIPEITPFLLFIMANIPLPLGTITILCIDLGTDMVPAISLAYEAAESDIMKRQPRNPRTDKLVNERLISMAYGQIGMIQALGGFFSYFVILAENGFLPGNLVGIRLNWDDRTVNDLEDSYGQQWTYEQRKVVEFTCHTAFFVSIVVVQWADLIICKTRRNSVFQQGMKNKILIFGLFEETALAAFLSYCPGMDVALRMYPLKPSWWFCAFPYSFLIFVYDEIRKLILRRNPGGWVEKETYY; this is translated from the exons TCTGGTGGCTCTGACAGCTATCGTATCGCCACCTCGCAGGACAAGAAAGATGACAAGGGCTCGCCTAAGAAGAACAAGGGCAAGGAGCGCCGGGACCTGGATGACCTCAAGAAGGAGGTGGCTATG ACAGAGCACAAGATGTCAGTGGAAGAGGTCTGCCGGAAATACAACACAGACTGTGTGCAG GGTTTGACCCACAGCAAAGCTCAGGAGATCCTGGCCCGGGATGGGCCTAATGCGCTCACGCCACCGCCTACCACACCAGAGTGGGTCAAGTTTTGCCGGCAGCTCTTCGGGGGCTTCTCCATCCTGCTGTGGATCGGGGCCATCCTCTGCTTCCTGGCCTACGGCATCCAGGCGGGCACCGAGGATGACCCTTCTGGTGACAAT CTGTATCTAGGCATCGTGCTGGCGGCCGTGGTGATCATCACTGGCTGCTTCTCCTACTACCAGGAGGCCAAGAGCTCCAAGATCATGGAGTCCTTCAAGAACATGGTGCCACAG CAAGCCCTGGTGATCCGGGAAGGTGAGAAGATGCAGGTGAATGCTGAGGAGGTGGTGGTCGGGGACCTGGTGGAGATCAAGGGTGGAGACCGAGTGCCAGCTGACCTGCGGATCATCTCAGCCCATGGCTGCAAg GTGGACAACTCCTCCCTGACTGGTGAATCCGAGCCCCAGACTCGCTCTCCCGACTGCACGCATGACAACCCCTTGGAGACTCGGAACATCACCTTCTTTTCCACCAACTGTGTGGAAG GCACGGCTCGGGGCGTGGTCGTGGCCACGGGCGACCGCACTGTCATGGGCCGCATCGCCACCCTGGCATCAGGGCTGGAGGTGGGCAAGACGCCCATCGCCATCGAGATTGAGCACTTCATCCAGCTCATCACCGGCGTGGCTGTCTTCCTGGGTGTCTCCTTCTTCATCCTCTCCCTCATTCTCGGATACACCTGGCTTGAGGCTGTCATCTTCCTCATCGGCATCATCGTGGCCAATGTCCCAGAGGGTCTGCTGGCCACTGTCACT GTGTGCCTGACGTTGACTGCCAAGCGCATGGCCCGGAAGAACTGCCTGGTGAAGAACCTGGAGGCTGTAGAAACCCTGGGCTCCACGTCCACCATCTGCTCAGACAAGACAGGGACCCTCACTCAGAACCGCATGACGGTCGCCCACATGTGGTTTGACAACCAGATCCACGAGGCTGACACCACTGAGGACCAGTCAG GGACCTCATTTGACAAGAGTTCACACACCTGGGTGGCCCTGTCTCACATCGCCGGGCTCTGCAATCGCGCTGTCTTCAAGGGCGGTCAGGACAACATCCCTGTGCTCAAG AGGGATGTGGCCGGGGATGCCTCTGAGTCTGCCCTGCTCAAGTGCATCGAGCTGTCCTCTGGCTCCGTGAAGCTGATGCGTGAACGCAACAAGAAAGTGGCTGAGATTCCCTTCAATTCCACCAACAAATACCAG CTCTCCATCCATGAGACCGAGGACCCCAATGACAACCGATACCTGCTGGTGATGAAGGGTGCCCCCGAGCGCATCCTGGACCGCTGCTCCACCATCCTGCTACAGGGCAAGGAGCAGCCTCTGGACGAGGAGATGAAGGAGGCCTTCCAGAACGCCTACCTCGAGCTCGGCGGCCTGGGCGAGCGCGTGCTTG GTTTCTGCCATTATTACCTGCCCGAGGAGCAGTTCCCCAAGGGCTTTGCCTTCGACTGTGATGACGTGAACTTCACCACAGACAACCTCTGCTTCGTGGGCCTCATGTCCATGATTGACCCGCCCCGGGCAGCCGTCCCTGACGCGGTGGGCAAGTGTCGCAGTGCAGGCATCAAG GTCATCATGGTCACCGGCGATCACCCCATCACGGCCAAGGCCATTGCCAAGGGCGTGGGCATCATCTCTGAGGGCAACGAGACTGTGGAGGACATCGCCGCCCGGCTCAACATTCCCGTCAGCCAGGTTAACCCCCG GGATGCCAAGGCCTGCGTGATCCACGGCACCGACCTCAAGGACTTCACTTCCGAGCAAATCGACGAGATCCTGCAGAATCACACCGAGATCGTCTTCGCCCGCACGTCCCCCCAGCAGAAGCTCATCATTGTGGAGGGCTGTCAGAGACAG GGTGCAATTGTGGCTGTGACCGGGGATGGCGTGAACGACTCCCCCGCTCTGAAGAAGGCCGACATTGGGGTAGCCATGGGCATCGCTGGCTCTGACGTCTCCAAGCAGGCAGCCGACATGATCCTGCTGGACGACAACTTTGCCTCCATCGTCACAGGGGTGGAGGAGG GCcgcctgatctttgacaacctaAAGAAGTCCATCGCCTACACCCTGACCAGCAACATTCCGGAGATCACGCCCTTCCTGCTGTTCATCATGGCCAACATCCCGCTGCCCCTGGGCACCATCACCATCCTCTGCATCGATCTGGGCACTGACATG GTCCCTGCCATCTCACTGGCGTACGAGGCTGCCGAAAGCGACATCATGAAGAGACAGCCCAGGAACCCGCGGACGGACAAGTTGGTCAATGAGAGACTCATCAGCATGGCCTATGGGCAGATCG gAATGATCCAGGCTCTTGGTGGCTTCTTCTCTTACTTTGTGATCCTGGCAGAAAATGGCTTCTTGCCTGGCAACCTGGTGGGCATCCGGCTGAACTGGGATGACCGCACAGTCAATGACCTGGAGGACAGTTACGGGCAGCAGTGG ACATACGAGCAGAGGAAGGTGGTGGAGTTCACCTGCCACACGGCCTTCTTTGTGAGCATCGTAGTCGTCCAGTGGGCCGATCTGATCATCTGCAAGACCCGGAGGAACTCGGTCTTCCAGCAGGGCATGAA GAACAAGATCCTGATCTTTGGGCTGTTTGAGGAGACGGCCCTGGCTGCCTTCCTGTCCTACTGCCCCGGCATGGACGTGGCCCTGCGCATGTACCCTCTCAA GCCCAGCTGGTGGTTCTGTGCCTTCCCctacagtttcctcatcttcgtCTACGATGAAATCCGCAAACTCATCCTGCGCAGGAACCCAGGGG GTTGGGTGGAGAAGGAAACCTACTACTGA
- the ATP1A3 gene encoding sodium/potassium-transporting ATPase subunit alpha-3 isoform X2 — protein sequence MWSCGCYECDKKDDKGSPKKNKGKERRDLDDLKKEVAMTEHKMSVEEVCRKYNTDCVQGLTHSKAQEILARDGPNALTPPPTTPEWVKFCRQLFGGFSILLWIGAILCFLAYGIQAGTEDDPSGDNLYLGIVLAAVVIITGCFSYYQEAKSSKIMESFKNMVPQQALVIREGEKMQVNAEEVVVGDLVEIKGGDRVPADLRIISAHGCKVDNSSLTGESEPQTRSPDCTHDNPLETRNITFFSTNCVEGTARGVVVATGDRTVMGRIATLASGLEVGKTPIAIEIEHFIQLITGVAVFLGVSFFILSLILGYTWLEAVIFLIGIIVANVPEGLLATVTVCLTLTAKRMARKNCLVKNLEAVETLGSTSTICSDKTGTLTQNRMTVAHMWFDNQIHEADTTEDQSGTSFDKSSHTWVALSHIAGLCNRAVFKGGQDNIPVLKRDVAGDASESALLKCIELSSGSVKLMRERNKKVAEIPFNSTNKYQLSIHETEDPNDNRYLLVMKGAPERILDRCSTILLQGKEQPLDEEMKEAFQNAYLELGGLGERVLGFCHYYLPEEQFPKGFAFDCDDVNFTTDNLCFVGLMSMIDPPRAAVPDAVGKCRSAGIKVIMVTGDHPITAKAIAKGVGIISEGNETVEDIAARLNIPVSQVNPRDAKACVIHGTDLKDFTSEQIDEILQNHTEIVFARTSPQQKLIIVEGCQRQGAIVAVTGDGVNDSPALKKADIGVAMGIAGSDVSKQAADMILLDDNFASIVTGVEEGRLIFDNLKKSIAYTLTSNIPEITPFLLFIMANIPLPLGTITILCIDLGTDMVPAISLAYEAAESDIMKRQPRNPRTDKLVNERLISMAYGQIGMIQALGGFFSYFVILAENGFLPGNLVGIRLNWDDRTVNDLEDSYGQQWTYEQRKVVEFTCHTAFFVSIVVVQWADLIICKTRRNSVFQQGMKNKILIFGLFEETALAAFLSYCPGMDVALRMYPLKPSWWFCAFPYSFLIFVYDEIRKLILRRNPGGWVEKETYY from the exons GACAAGAAAGATGACAAGGGCTCGCCTAAGAAGAACAAGGGCAAGGAGCGCCGGGACCTGGATGACCTCAAGAAGGAGGTGGCTATG ACAGAGCACAAGATGTCAGTGGAAGAGGTCTGCCGGAAATACAACACAGACTGTGTGCAG GGTTTGACCCACAGCAAAGCTCAGGAGATCCTGGCCCGGGATGGGCCTAATGCGCTCACGCCACCGCCTACCACACCAGAGTGGGTCAAGTTTTGCCGGCAGCTCTTCGGGGGCTTCTCCATCCTGCTGTGGATCGGGGCCATCCTCTGCTTCCTGGCCTACGGCATCCAGGCGGGCACCGAGGATGACCCTTCTGGTGACAAT CTGTATCTAGGCATCGTGCTGGCGGCCGTGGTGATCATCACTGGCTGCTTCTCCTACTACCAGGAGGCCAAGAGCTCCAAGATCATGGAGTCCTTCAAGAACATGGTGCCACAG CAAGCCCTGGTGATCCGGGAAGGTGAGAAGATGCAGGTGAATGCTGAGGAGGTGGTGGTCGGGGACCTGGTGGAGATCAAGGGTGGAGACCGAGTGCCAGCTGACCTGCGGATCATCTCAGCCCATGGCTGCAAg GTGGACAACTCCTCCCTGACTGGTGAATCCGAGCCCCAGACTCGCTCTCCCGACTGCACGCATGACAACCCCTTGGAGACTCGGAACATCACCTTCTTTTCCACCAACTGTGTGGAAG GCACGGCTCGGGGCGTGGTCGTGGCCACGGGCGACCGCACTGTCATGGGCCGCATCGCCACCCTGGCATCAGGGCTGGAGGTGGGCAAGACGCCCATCGCCATCGAGATTGAGCACTTCATCCAGCTCATCACCGGCGTGGCTGTCTTCCTGGGTGTCTCCTTCTTCATCCTCTCCCTCATTCTCGGATACACCTGGCTTGAGGCTGTCATCTTCCTCATCGGCATCATCGTGGCCAATGTCCCAGAGGGTCTGCTGGCCACTGTCACT GTGTGCCTGACGTTGACTGCCAAGCGCATGGCCCGGAAGAACTGCCTGGTGAAGAACCTGGAGGCTGTAGAAACCCTGGGCTCCACGTCCACCATCTGCTCAGACAAGACAGGGACCCTCACTCAGAACCGCATGACGGTCGCCCACATGTGGTTTGACAACCAGATCCACGAGGCTGACACCACTGAGGACCAGTCAG GGACCTCATTTGACAAGAGTTCACACACCTGGGTGGCCCTGTCTCACATCGCCGGGCTCTGCAATCGCGCTGTCTTCAAGGGCGGTCAGGACAACATCCCTGTGCTCAAG AGGGATGTGGCCGGGGATGCCTCTGAGTCTGCCCTGCTCAAGTGCATCGAGCTGTCCTCTGGCTCCGTGAAGCTGATGCGTGAACGCAACAAGAAAGTGGCTGAGATTCCCTTCAATTCCACCAACAAATACCAG CTCTCCATCCATGAGACCGAGGACCCCAATGACAACCGATACCTGCTGGTGATGAAGGGTGCCCCCGAGCGCATCCTGGACCGCTGCTCCACCATCCTGCTACAGGGCAAGGAGCAGCCTCTGGACGAGGAGATGAAGGAGGCCTTCCAGAACGCCTACCTCGAGCTCGGCGGCCTGGGCGAGCGCGTGCTTG GTTTCTGCCATTATTACCTGCCCGAGGAGCAGTTCCCCAAGGGCTTTGCCTTCGACTGTGATGACGTGAACTTCACCACAGACAACCTCTGCTTCGTGGGCCTCATGTCCATGATTGACCCGCCCCGGGCAGCCGTCCCTGACGCGGTGGGCAAGTGTCGCAGTGCAGGCATCAAG GTCATCATGGTCACCGGCGATCACCCCATCACGGCCAAGGCCATTGCCAAGGGCGTGGGCATCATCTCTGAGGGCAACGAGACTGTGGAGGACATCGCCGCCCGGCTCAACATTCCCGTCAGCCAGGTTAACCCCCG GGATGCCAAGGCCTGCGTGATCCACGGCACCGACCTCAAGGACTTCACTTCCGAGCAAATCGACGAGATCCTGCAGAATCACACCGAGATCGTCTTCGCCCGCACGTCCCCCCAGCAGAAGCTCATCATTGTGGAGGGCTGTCAGAGACAG GGTGCAATTGTGGCTGTGACCGGGGATGGCGTGAACGACTCCCCCGCTCTGAAGAAGGCCGACATTGGGGTAGCCATGGGCATCGCTGGCTCTGACGTCTCCAAGCAGGCAGCCGACATGATCCTGCTGGACGACAACTTTGCCTCCATCGTCACAGGGGTGGAGGAGG GCcgcctgatctttgacaacctaAAGAAGTCCATCGCCTACACCCTGACCAGCAACATTCCGGAGATCACGCCCTTCCTGCTGTTCATCATGGCCAACATCCCGCTGCCCCTGGGCACCATCACCATCCTCTGCATCGATCTGGGCACTGACATG GTCCCTGCCATCTCACTGGCGTACGAGGCTGCCGAAAGCGACATCATGAAGAGACAGCCCAGGAACCCGCGGACGGACAAGTTGGTCAATGAGAGACTCATCAGCATGGCCTATGGGCAGATCG gAATGATCCAGGCTCTTGGTGGCTTCTTCTCTTACTTTGTGATCCTGGCAGAAAATGGCTTCTTGCCTGGCAACCTGGTGGGCATCCGGCTGAACTGGGATGACCGCACAGTCAATGACCTGGAGGACAGTTACGGGCAGCAGTGG ACATACGAGCAGAGGAAGGTGGTGGAGTTCACCTGCCACACGGCCTTCTTTGTGAGCATCGTAGTCGTCCAGTGGGCCGATCTGATCATCTGCAAGACCCGGAGGAACTCGGTCTTCCAGCAGGGCATGAA GAACAAGATCCTGATCTTTGGGCTGTTTGAGGAGACGGCCCTGGCTGCCTTCCTGTCCTACTGCCCCGGCATGGACGTGGCCCTGCGCATGTACCCTCTCAA GCCCAGCTGGTGGTTCTGTGCCTTCCCctacagtttcctcatcttcgtCTACGATGAAATCCGCAAACTCATCCTGCGCAGGAACCCAGGGG GTTGGGTGGAGAAGGAAACCTACTACTGA
- the ATP1A3 gene encoding sodium/potassium-transporting ATPase subunit alpha-3 isoform X3: MGDKKDDKGSPKKNKGKERRDLDDLKKEVAMTEHKMSVEEVCRKYNTDCVQGLTHSKAQEILARDGPNALTPPPTTPEWVKFCRQLFGGFSILLWIGAILCFLAYGIQAGTEDDPSGDNLYLGIVLAAVVIITGCFSYYQEAKSSKIMESFKNMVPQQALVIREGEKMQVNAEEVVVGDLVEIKGGDRVPADLRIISAHGCKVDNSSLTGESEPQTRSPDCTHDNPLETRNITFFSTNCVEGTARGVVVATGDRTVMGRIATLASGLEVGKTPIAIEIEHFIQLITGVAVFLGVSFFILSLILGYTWLEAVIFLIGIIVANVPEGLLATVTVCLTLTAKRMARKNCLVKNLEAVETLGSTSTICSDKTGTLTQNRMTVAHMWFDNQIHEADTTEDQSGTSFDKSSHTWVALSHIAGLCNRAVFKGGQDNIPVLKRDVAGDASESALLKCIELSSGSVKLMRERNKKVAEIPFNSTNKYQLSIHETEDPNDNRYLLVMKGAPERILDRCSTILLQGKEQPLDEEMKEAFQNAYLELGGLGERVLGFCHYYLPEEQFPKGFAFDCDDVNFTTDNLCFVGLMSMIDPPRAAVPDAVGKCRSAGIKVIMVTGDHPITAKAIAKGVGIISEGNETVEDIAARLNIPVSQVNPRDAKACVIHGTDLKDFTSEQIDEILQNHTEIVFARTSPQQKLIIVEGCQRQGAIVAVTGDGVNDSPALKKADIGVAMGIAGSDVSKQAADMILLDDNFASIVTGVEEGRLIFDNLKKSIAYTLTSNIPEITPFLLFIMANIPLPLGTITILCIDLGTDMVPAISLAYEAAESDIMKRQPRNPRTDKLVNERLISMAYGQIGMIQALGGFFSYFVILAENGFLPGNLVGIRLNWDDRTVNDLEDSYGQQWTYEQRKVVEFTCHTAFFVSIVVVQWADLIICKTRRNSVFQQGMKNKILIFGLFEETALAAFLSYCPGMDVALRMYPLKPSWWFCAFPYSFLIFVYDEIRKLILRRNPGGWVEKETYY; the protein is encoded by the exons GACAAGAAAGATGACAAGGGCTCGCCTAAGAAGAACAAGGGCAAGGAGCGCCGGGACCTGGATGACCTCAAGAAGGAGGTGGCTATG ACAGAGCACAAGATGTCAGTGGAAGAGGTCTGCCGGAAATACAACACAGACTGTGTGCAG GGTTTGACCCACAGCAAAGCTCAGGAGATCCTGGCCCGGGATGGGCCTAATGCGCTCACGCCACCGCCTACCACACCAGAGTGGGTCAAGTTTTGCCGGCAGCTCTTCGGGGGCTTCTCCATCCTGCTGTGGATCGGGGCCATCCTCTGCTTCCTGGCCTACGGCATCCAGGCGGGCACCGAGGATGACCCTTCTGGTGACAAT CTGTATCTAGGCATCGTGCTGGCGGCCGTGGTGATCATCACTGGCTGCTTCTCCTACTACCAGGAGGCCAAGAGCTCCAAGATCATGGAGTCCTTCAAGAACATGGTGCCACAG CAAGCCCTGGTGATCCGGGAAGGTGAGAAGATGCAGGTGAATGCTGAGGAGGTGGTGGTCGGGGACCTGGTGGAGATCAAGGGTGGAGACCGAGTGCCAGCTGACCTGCGGATCATCTCAGCCCATGGCTGCAAg GTGGACAACTCCTCCCTGACTGGTGAATCCGAGCCCCAGACTCGCTCTCCCGACTGCACGCATGACAACCCCTTGGAGACTCGGAACATCACCTTCTTTTCCACCAACTGTGTGGAAG GCACGGCTCGGGGCGTGGTCGTGGCCACGGGCGACCGCACTGTCATGGGCCGCATCGCCACCCTGGCATCAGGGCTGGAGGTGGGCAAGACGCCCATCGCCATCGAGATTGAGCACTTCATCCAGCTCATCACCGGCGTGGCTGTCTTCCTGGGTGTCTCCTTCTTCATCCTCTCCCTCATTCTCGGATACACCTGGCTTGAGGCTGTCATCTTCCTCATCGGCATCATCGTGGCCAATGTCCCAGAGGGTCTGCTGGCCACTGTCACT GTGTGCCTGACGTTGACTGCCAAGCGCATGGCCCGGAAGAACTGCCTGGTGAAGAACCTGGAGGCTGTAGAAACCCTGGGCTCCACGTCCACCATCTGCTCAGACAAGACAGGGACCCTCACTCAGAACCGCATGACGGTCGCCCACATGTGGTTTGACAACCAGATCCACGAGGCTGACACCACTGAGGACCAGTCAG GGACCTCATTTGACAAGAGTTCACACACCTGGGTGGCCCTGTCTCACATCGCCGGGCTCTGCAATCGCGCTGTCTTCAAGGGCGGTCAGGACAACATCCCTGTGCTCAAG AGGGATGTGGCCGGGGATGCCTCTGAGTCTGCCCTGCTCAAGTGCATCGAGCTGTCCTCTGGCTCCGTGAAGCTGATGCGTGAACGCAACAAGAAAGTGGCTGAGATTCCCTTCAATTCCACCAACAAATACCAG CTCTCCATCCATGAGACCGAGGACCCCAATGACAACCGATACCTGCTGGTGATGAAGGGTGCCCCCGAGCGCATCCTGGACCGCTGCTCCACCATCCTGCTACAGGGCAAGGAGCAGCCTCTGGACGAGGAGATGAAGGAGGCCTTCCAGAACGCCTACCTCGAGCTCGGCGGCCTGGGCGAGCGCGTGCTTG GTTTCTGCCATTATTACCTGCCCGAGGAGCAGTTCCCCAAGGGCTTTGCCTTCGACTGTGATGACGTGAACTTCACCACAGACAACCTCTGCTTCGTGGGCCTCATGTCCATGATTGACCCGCCCCGGGCAGCCGTCCCTGACGCGGTGGGCAAGTGTCGCAGTGCAGGCATCAAG GTCATCATGGTCACCGGCGATCACCCCATCACGGCCAAGGCCATTGCCAAGGGCGTGGGCATCATCTCTGAGGGCAACGAGACTGTGGAGGACATCGCCGCCCGGCTCAACATTCCCGTCAGCCAGGTTAACCCCCG GGATGCCAAGGCCTGCGTGATCCACGGCACCGACCTCAAGGACTTCACTTCCGAGCAAATCGACGAGATCCTGCAGAATCACACCGAGATCGTCTTCGCCCGCACGTCCCCCCAGCAGAAGCTCATCATTGTGGAGGGCTGTCAGAGACAG GGTGCAATTGTGGCTGTGACCGGGGATGGCGTGAACGACTCCCCCGCTCTGAAGAAGGCCGACATTGGGGTAGCCATGGGCATCGCTGGCTCTGACGTCTCCAAGCAGGCAGCCGACATGATCCTGCTGGACGACAACTTTGCCTCCATCGTCACAGGGGTGGAGGAGG GCcgcctgatctttgacaacctaAAGAAGTCCATCGCCTACACCCTGACCAGCAACATTCCGGAGATCACGCCCTTCCTGCTGTTCATCATGGCCAACATCCCGCTGCCCCTGGGCACCATCACCATCCTCTGCATCGATCTGGGCACTGACATG GTCCCTGCCATCTCACTGGCGTACGAGGCTGCCGAAAGCGACATCATGAAGAGACAGCCCAGGAACCCGCGGACGGACAAGTTGGTCAATGAGAGACTCATCAGCATGGCCTATGGGCAGATCG gAATGATCCAGGCTCTTGGTGGCTTCTTCTCTTACTTTGTGATCCTGGCAGAAAATGGCTTCTTGCCTGGCAACCTGGTGGGCATCCGGCTGAACTGGGATGACCGCACAGTCAATGACCTGGAGGACAGTTACGGGCAGCAGTGG ACATACGAGCAGAGGAAGGTGGTGGAGTTCACCTGCCACACGGCCTTCTTTGTGAGCATCGTAGTCGTCCAGTGGGCCGATCTGATCATCTGCAAGACCCGGAGGAACTCGGTCTTCCAGCAGGGCATGAA GAACAAGATCCTGATCTTTGGGCTGTTTGAGGAGACGGCCCTGGCTGCCTTCCTGTCCTACTGCCCCGGCATGGACGTGGCCCTGCGCATGTACCCTCTCAA GCCCAGCTGGTGGTTCTGTGCCTTCCCctacagtttcctcatcttcgtCTACGATGAAATCCGCAAACTCATCCTGCGCAGGAACCCAGGGG GTTGGGTGGAGAAGGAAACCTACTACTGA